A single region of the Octopus bimaculoides isolate UCB-OBI-ISO-001 chromosome 6, ASM119413v2, whole genome shotgun sequence genome encodes:
- the LOC106877770 gene encoding uncharacterized protein LOC106877770 has protein sequence MIKVFASVLLIPLLPSYTNAEFRGKADIFTAVLRYLIYLRMAGVSFDEEAHQKKNKKSKKQSSRESSKDSPDGGKGSERRCFSDILPKKKGKKSKKRSNQENSQDSVRPGSRCFPYDEEESSKKKGKKSKKQLASRESSKESYTSIRSGPIYTPAPKSDESRCRPTCSQEPPANSKGCVIPFPRCSAEGILEVNPRTNRESSVESNEGNRQNAYNKSQESVNSIAIRSQESVKSGKSNTSQGEKARKKSLLGRLCGKKKKDKDKLTCEDVELCDV, from the coding sequence ATGATAAAAGTATTCGCTTCTGTCCTTCTCATACCTCTTTTGCCATCTTATACCAACGCGGAATTCCGTGGCAAAGCAGATATATTTACTGCAGTACTCAGGTACTTGATCTATTTAAGAATGGCCGGAGTAAGCTTTGATGAAGAAGCGCaccagaaaaagaacaaaaaatccAAAAAGCAATCCAGCCGAGAATCATCTAAAGACTCACCAGACGGAGGTAAGGGATCGGAGAGAAGATGCTTTTCAGATATACTACcaaagaaaaaaggcaaaaagTCTAAAAAACGATCCAACCAAGAAAACTCACAAGACAGCGTTAGGCCAGGATCTAGGTGCTTTCCTTATGACGAAGAAGAATCATCcaagaaaaaaggtaaaaagtcCAAAAAGCAGTTAGCCAGCCGAGAGAGTTCTAAGGAGTCATACACCAGCATTAGGTCAGGACCAATTTACACACCAGCGCCTAAATCAGACGAAAGTAGGTGCAGACCGACATGCAGCCAAGAACCTCCTGCAAATTCAAAAGGATGCGTAATACCATTTCCGAGGTGCAGTGCAGAGGGTATACTAGAAGTAAATCCCCGGACGAATCGAGAATCATCTGTGGAGTCCAACGAAGGcaatagacaaaatgcttataaTAAGTCGCAAGAGAGTGTTAACTCAATTGCTATTAGATCACAAGAGAGCGTTAAGTCTGGGAAAAGCAACACATCACAGGGGGAGAAGGCTAGAAAGAAAAGTTTACTGGGGAGATTGTGcggcaaaaagaaaaaggataaagatAAACTGACGTGCGAAGATGTAGAGTTATGCGATGTATAG